The Episyrphus balteatus chromosome 4, idEpiBalt1.1, whole genome shotgun sequence genome includes a window with the following:
- the LOC129918578 gene encoding uncharacterized protein LOC129918578 yields MNLINEQSVTTSTSTSKELSPSAQVRRGARSSSSLLSLSSSLESKSESEVVVSNVTTTTTTSVEYLAASTASSLSSTSSTSSFASSSSSSSSTFESAALTFSTLVRSSSAVESINRQIEKISNKISFSDAADQINLISSKMPGTTTTIINGIVKPPSSSSTSSAASKSLIAKAVLPPTTITTTTKNVNIENVSSCCDVSDCIKNKNGDYIKIDNTTITTTTTTTKPPEKERKIGCEHYKRRAMFVTPCCNKFYKCRYCHDEKETHHFDRKTLTELICVECNTRQKVQEQCEKCGVRFGKYTCLICNLFDDEDKNQYHCNGCGICRIGGRDNFFHCEVCNMCLPIELKIEGHRCVENISRSNCPVCLGAIHTSRIPCHIPDCGHLLHKMCFDQLLASGHYVCPTCQTSLLDMSKMWEYLDTQALLMTMPKKYENQRVYIFCNDCHDTCKTKFHFVGLKCIHCGGYNTTQDVKRRMSWANVDSSTSA; encoded by the exons atgaatttaATTAACGAACAATCAGTGACAACAAGTACTAGTACGAGCAAGGAATTATCTCCATCAGCTCAAGTTCGTCGAGGAGCAAGAtcttcgtcgtcgttgttgtcgttgtcgtcgtctttAGAATCGAAATCGGAATCAGAAGTCGTAGTGTCCAAcgtaacaacaacaacaacaacatcggTTGAATATTTAGCTGCTTCTACAGCATCTTCGTTGTCGTCTACGTCGTCGACGTCTTCGTTcgcttcgtcgtcgtcgtcgtcgtcttctaCATTTGAATCCGCAGCGTTGACATTCTCGACTTTAGTACGTTCATCATCAGCGGTTGAATCAATTAATAGacaaattgagaaaatttccaataaaataagttttagtGATGCTGCCGATCAAATCAATTTAATCAGCAGCAAAATGCcaggaacaacaacaacaattataAATGGCATTGTGAagccaccatcatcatcatcaacatcatcagcTGCTAGCAAGTCACTTATCGCAAAGGCAGTTCTACCACCAAcaacaattacaacaacaacaaaaaatgttaatatcgaAAATGTCAGTAGTTGTTGTGACGTCAGTGATTgtataaagaataaaaatggcGACTATATTAAAATTGATAATACAACAataaccacaacaacaacaacaacaaaaccacCCGAGAAAGAACGAAAAATTGGCTGTGAACATTACAAGAGGCGTGCAATGTTTGTG acTCCCTGCTGCAACAAATTTTACAAATGTCGATATTGTCATGATGAAAAAGAAACCCACCATTTTGACAGAAAAACATTGACAGAATTGATTTGCGTGGAATGCAACACGAGGCAGAAAGTCCAAGAACAATGTGAAAAATGTGGTGTTCGATTTGGAAAG TACACCTGCCTTATATGTAATCTTTTTGATGATGAAGACAAAAATCAATACCACTGTAATGGTTGCGGTATATGTCGAATTGGCGGTCGGGATAATTTCTTCCATTGTGAGGTTTGCAATATGTGCCTGCCTATTGAACTGAAAATCGAAGGACATAGA TGTGTGGAGAATATATCGCGATCGAATTGTCCAGTTTGTTTAGGTGCCATTCATACGTCACGAATACCTTGCCATATTCCTGATTGTGGTCATTTACTGCACAAAATGTGTTTTGATCAGCTACTTGCGTCTGGACATTATGTTTGTCCAACATGTCAGACATCGCTGCTGGATATGTCGAAAATGTGGGAGTATTTAGATACCCAGGCTTTACTAATGACCATGCCAAAGAAGTATGAAAACCAAAGggtttatatattttgtaatgATTGTCATGAC acttgcaaaacaaaatttcactttgTGGGTTTGAAATGCATCCACTGTGGCGGCTACAATACAACGCAAGATGTCAAAAGAAGAATGTCATGGGCGAATGTTG ATAGTTCAACATCAGCCTGA
- the LOC129919415 gene encoding lysophospholipid acyltransferase 7 has protein sequence MNIDDIVYLVCLLSCIAFGYFSRRIQDDSQRKLLGTAFGVLIVVIVSGIHVLHCLISFSLCALAVQYAHPSKCHIISFAIMFGYLVFFRTTTYFGLPSPPGHTNMIQMILTLKAAGIAFEKAAAYKKVEQRKKEVAERSQPSTSEQKDLGPIVELTDYDLELQTLTTVEMFHYCFNYIGVLTGPYYRYRTYRDYFDMPFKNYANCKDSTLEKLKYTVMYGVIYLVANSIWPLEYSLTDEFANERHFLYRIFYVWPNFLIFRMRIYIGITLSECVCTASGFGAYPVEAGAIEGEGPKKQYDHLKRDAEKREYSFITIKNLRAYETETCLTIREAMKNWNVCVQYWLAVNIYKQFPSKKYRTVVTLLTSSFWHGFMPGHYLCIMGALFYCPVEDMFTALFRKDATGTKLKIVNALFCIHKYYGLGYLGTAFQLLTIQNIWKYYSSIYQFGYVYWAVMAVIAVVLTKRKRAAEKRKKRELEKRGTEAAVAGELSKQKEKAQ, from the exons ATGAACATTGACGACATTGTCTATCTCGTCTGTCTTCTCTCCTGCATTGCATTTGGCTATTTCTCACGAAGAATTCAAGATGATTCGCAACGAAAACTCCTTGGTACAGCTTTTGGAGTGTtgattgttgttattgtttctGGAATTCATGTCTTGCATTGTTTAATATCTTTTAGTTTATGTGCGTTAGCTGTTCAATATGCTCATCCAAG CAAATGCCATATCATTAGTTTTGCAATTATGTTTGGCTATTTGGTATTCTTTCGAACAACAACGTACTTTGGACTTCCATCGCCTCCTGGTCATACGAATATGATTCAAATGATTTTAACCTTAAAG GCAGCAGGAATTGCTTTTGAAAAAGCAGCTGCTTATAAAAAAGTCGAACAGAGGAAAAAAGAAGTCGCTGAAAGAAGTCAACCATCGACTAGTGAACAAAAGGATTTGGGTCCAATTGTTGAATTGACCGATTATGATTTGGAATTGCAAACTTTAACGACAGTTGAGATGTTCCATTATTGCTTTAATTATATTGGAGTTCTTACAG GTCCTTATTATCGCTACCGCACATACCGTGATTACTTTGACATGCCCTTCAAGAACTATGCAAACTGCAAAGATTCTACATTGGAAAAGTTAAAATATACAGTAATGTACGGAGTTATATATCTAGTTGCAAACTCAATTTGGCCATTGGAA TATTCTTTAACTGACGAATTTGCTAATGAACGTCACTTCCTATATCGAATCTTCTATGTTTGGccaaatttcttaattttccGTATGCGAATTTATATTGGTATAACTCTCAGTGAATGTGTATGTACTGCATCTGGATTTGGAGCATATCCCGTCGAAGCTGGAGCCATTGAAGGTGAAGGTCCTAAAAAACAATATGATCATCTTAAACGAGATGCCGAAAAGAGGGAATATAGTTTCATTACCATAAAGAATCTGCGAGCCTATGAGACTGAGACATGCTTGACAATTCGTGAAGCAATGAAGAATTGGAATGTTTGTGTGCAGTATTGGTTGGCagttaatatttataaacagTTCCCCAGCAAAAAATACAG AACTGTGGTAACTCTTCTTACATCATCATTCTGGCATGGATTCATGCCTGGTCATTATCTCTGCATCATGGGTGCACTATTTTACTGTCCCGTCGAAGATATGTTTACTGCTCTCTTCCGCAAAGATGCAACTGGCACCAAACTTAAGATTGTCAATGCTCTATTCTGCATCCATAAATACTATGGTTTAGGATATTTGGGAACTGCATTCCAACTTTTGACGATTCAAAATATCTGGAAATATTATTCGTCTATTTATCAATTCGGTTATGTTTATTGGGCTGTTATGGCTGTTATTGCAGTTGTATTGACTAAAAGAAAGCGTGCCGCtgaaaagagaaagaagagAGAATTAGAGAAAAGAGGCACTGAGGCAGCAGTTGCCGGTGAATTgagcaaacaaaaagaaaaagctcaataa